From a region of the Fischerella sp. JS2 genome:
- a CDS encoding metal-binding protein, with the protein MPSGQTHDRITLWSLPFVAGATFVQTKSGNLTLLVASGFMFGGLMFGPDLDIYSRQYQRWGLLRWIWIPYQKSLRHRSFLSHGPIIGTTLRVIYLSGVVGILIILSTVVAQILGNGDWSRQFLNKTVGRSLDHIPELLALFFGLELGAMSHSLSDWGGSAYKRFQKQGVRGFLPRAKIKKRKRTTTRSNRNRTKRVSKIKKR; encoded by the coding sequence ATGCCCTCTGGTCAAACGCACGATCGCATAACTTTGTGGTCTTTGCCGTTCGTTGCTGGTGCCACTTTTGTCCAAACCAAGAGTGGCAACTTAACTTTATTGGTGGCAAGTGGATTTATGTTCGGGGGGCTGATGTTTGGCCCAGACTTAGATATCTATTCTCGCCAGTACCAACGCTGGGGTCTGTTACGTTGGATTTGGATTCCTTATCAAAAAAGCTTGCGTCATCGCTCATTCTTATCTCACGGACCAATCATCGGTACAACGCTACGAGTGATTTATTTGAGTGGTGTAGTGGGAATACTGATAATATTGAGTACAGTAGTAGCCCAGATACTAGGCAACGGTGACTGGAGTAGGCAATTTTTGAATAAAACCGTAGGGCGATCGCTTGATCACATTCCAGAATTGCTGGCACTGTTTTTTGGGCTAGAACTCGGTGCGATGAGCCATTCTCTCAGCGATTGGGGTGGTTCTGCATACAAGCGTTTCCAAAAGCAAGGTGTTCGCGGTTTCTTACCACGTGCGAAAATTAAGAAACGTAAACGTACAACCACTCGGTCGAATAGAAACAGAACAAAAAGAGTAAGCAAAATCAAAAAGCGTTAA
- a CDS encoding competence protein ComE: MSNRKESESNGKAHERNIGEKFTPLGGGEYMEESSGNPVEREEIVKEDKDEKGNGSGQSKS, encoded by the coding sequence ATGAGCAATAGAAAAGAAAGTGAAAGTAACGGAAAAGCCCATGAAAGGAATATTGGTGAAAAATTTACTCCTTTAGGAGGCGGAGAATATATGGAGGAAAGTTCAGGTAATCCGGTAGAGAGGGAAGAAATCGTGAAAGAAGATAAAGACGAAAAGGGTAATGGCTCTGGTCAAAGTAAATCCTAA
- a CDS encoding NAD(P)-dependent alcohol dehydrogenase, which translates to MKVYELQSNAGIDALKLVERPEPQPEAGQVLIRVRATSLNYRDLIVAGGTYGSGQKYPLIPMSDGAGEVVAVGEGVTRVKVGDRVAGIFFQDWIYGQLTRQKMKSDLGGSIDGMLAEYVVLYQYGLVILPDHLSYEEGATLPCAAVTAWHAVVTKGNVGAGETVLLLGTGGVSIFALQFTKIHGARVMITSSSNEKLARAKELGADETINYKITPDWEKQVYELSDRTGVDHVVEVGGAGTLPKSLQAVRIGGSISLIGVLSGRGEQVDPLPILFKSLTVQGIYVGSREIFEDMNQAITQHQTKPIIDRVFGFDEAQQAYAYLQSATHFGKVVIQVNS; encoded by the coding sequence ATGAAAGTTTACGAACTGCAAAGCAATGCTGGTATTGATGCTTTAAAACTAGTTGAAAGACCCGAACCACAACCCGAAGCGGGTCAAGTCCTGATTCGTGTTCGAGCTACATCCTTAAATTACCGTGATTTAATTGTCGCAGGAGGAACTTATGGTTCTGGGCAGAAATATCCTCTCATTCCCATGTCCGATGGCGCAGGTGAAGTCGTGGCGGTAGGAGAAGGTGTGACACGAGTTAAAGTAGGCGATCGCGTCGCTGGTATTTTCTTTCAAGACTGGATTTACGGTCAACTTACCCGCCAGAAAATGAAATCTGATTTGGGGGGTAGTATTGATGGGATGTTGGCTGAGTATGTCGTTTTATACCAATATGGATTAGTTATATTACCTGATCATCTCTCCTACGAAGAGGGTGCAACTTTACCCTGTGCGGCAGTAACAGCATGGCACGCAGTAGTAACTAAAGGCAACGTTGGTGCAGGCGAAACTGTATTATTACTCGGTACAGGTGGAGTATCTATATTTGCTCTTCAGTTTACCAAAATACACGGCGCAAGAGTAATGATTACCTCTAGTAGTAACGAGAAATTAGCACGCGCCAAAGAATTAGGTGCTGACGAGACAATTAACTACAAGATCACTCCTGATTGGGAAAAGCAAGTTTATGAATTGAGCGATCGCACTGGTGTAGATCATGTGGTAGAAGTCGGTGGCGCTGGCACTTTACCAAAATCTTTGCAAGCAGTCAGAATTGGTGGAAGCATTAGCTTGATTGGAGTGCTATCGGGTAGAGGAGAACAGGTAGACCCATTACCAATTCTTTTTAAAAGTCTAACAGTCCAAGGAATTTATGTAGGTAGCAGAGAAATTTTTGAGGATATGAATCAAGCTATTACTCAACATCAAACTAAACCTATCATAGATAGAGTATTTGGGTTTGATGAAGCACAACAGGCTTATGCATACTTGCAAAGTGCAACTCACTTTGGAAAAGTGGTGATTCAAGTTAATTCGTGA
- a CDS encoding HAD family hydrolase, which translates to MSKLLPLSQISSGDRFSNIRLVATDMDGTLTVAGKFTSQLLQAFEDLATAGIKVLIVTGRSGGWVSGLAAYLPIVGAIAENGGLFYPCDREKPIFLTSIADFVTHRQQLATAFEKLQTEFPHLQESSDNRFRLTDWTFDVAGLSTDEIRTLSNLCQQMGWGFTYSSVQCHIKPWGQDKAVGLLQVLQKYLPQFAPQEIMTVGDSPNDESLFDDRCFPISVGVANVLEYAQQMQYQPVYVTTAAEGEGFCELIRYLILS; encoded by the coding sequence ATGTCCAAACTCCTGCCCTTATCTCAAATTTCATCAGGCGATCGCTTCAGTAATATTCGTCTAGTTGCTACAGATATGGATGGGACGTTGACTGTGGCAGGTAAGTTTACTAGCCAACTTTTGCAAGCTTTTGAGGATTTAGCAACGGCTGGAATAAAAGTGCTAATTGTTACCGGACGTAGTGGTGGCTGGGTAAGTGGACTAGCAGCTTATTTACCCATTGTCGGCGCTATAGCCGAGAATGGTGGTTTGTTCTACCCATGTGATCGCGAAAAACCTATATTCCTGACATCCATTGCTGATTTTGTGACTCATCGTCAGCAATTAGCTACGGCTTTTGAAAAATTACAAACCGAATTTCCCCACCTGCAAGAATCATCAGATAATCGTTTCCGTCTTACTGACTGGACTTTTGATGTAGCTGGATTAAGTACAGACGAAATCCGAACTTTAAGCAATCTTTGTCAGCAAATGGGTTGGGGATTTACTTACAGCAGCGTGCAGTGTCACATCAAACCTTGGGGACAAGATAAAGCAGTTGGGTTGTTGCAAGTGTTGCAAAAATACCTTCCCCAATTTGCACCCCAAGAAATTATGACTGTTGGTGATAGTCCCAATGATGAAAGTTTATTTGATGACCGTTGTTTTCCTATTTCTGTGGGTGTCGCCAATGTATTGGAATATGCACAACAGATGCAGTATCAGCCTGTTTATGTCACCACTGCTGCGGAAGGCGAAGGATTTTGTGAATTGATACGATATTTGATTTTGTCTTAA
- the csaB gene encoding polysaccharide pyruvyl transferase CsaB, with protein sequence MRALLSGYYGKGNGGDEALLATLLQMLPSDVTPVVLSGNPEESHNRYGVEAYERMAFPSLIKGLRSCDALVWGGGSLIQDATSAMSPFYYGGMMSVAQKMGLKTVAWAQGIGPLNRRVTRWLARQTFAGCTRVSVRDRASASLLSDWQIPHILAPDPVWALQSKPVPGLWDLPAPRVAVTLRSHPQLTPTRLSHLTRALVDFQKATQTFIVLLPFQKAQDLSIAQAMQTALKDMSQILCLEEPQLLKGVFRGIEMAIGMRLHSLIMAASEGCRCFALSYDPKVNRLMEDLDMLGWDLVNLPDDPNVISKTWIEHYANGEPLSSEKIQFLIDRALIHREVLHQALNH encoded by the coding sequence ATGCGGGCGCTATTGTCTGGGTATTACGGGAAAGGAAATGGTGGCGATGAGGCTTTGTTGGCGACGCTACTGCAAATGTTACCATCTGATGTCACACCAGTGGTTCTTTCTGGCAATCCAGAGGAATCACACAATCGCTATGGTGTAGAAGCTTATGAACGTATGGCTTTTCCCAGCTTAATCAAAGGTTTACGTTCTTGTGATGCTTTAGTTTGGGGTGGTGGTAGTTTAATCCAAGATGCCACCAGTGCGATGAGCCCATTTTACTATGGAGGCATGATGAGTGTAGCTCAAAAAATGGGCTTAAAAACTGTTGCTTGGGCTCAAGGTATCGGCCCTTTAAATCGTCGTGTAACGCGCTGGTTAGCAAGACAAACTTTTGCAGGTTGTACGAGAGTAAGTGTACGCGATCGCGCTTCGGCAAGTTTACTGTCTGATTGGCAAATTCCCCACATCCTCGCACCCGATCCGGTTTGGGCGTTACAATCCAAACCAGTTCCCGGACTCTGGGATTTACCTGCACCCAGGGTTGCTGTCACATTGCGATCGCATCCCCAACTCACCCCAACTCGCCTGAGTCATCTAACTCGCGCCTTGGTAGATTTTCAAAAAGCTACACAGACTTTTATTGTGCTGTTACCCTTCCAAAAGGCACAAGATTTGAGTATTGCCCAAGCAATGCAAACTGCACTCAAGGATATGAGTCAAATTCTTTGTTTGGAAGAACCACAATTGTTAAAGGGTGTATTTCGCGGAATTGAAATGGCGATTGGAATGCGCTTACACAGTTTAATTATGGCAGCAAGCGAAGGTTGTCGCTGCTTTGCTTTAAGTTATGACCCTAAAGTTAACCGTTTGATGGAAGATTTAGATATGCTGGGGTGGGATTTGGTCAATTTACCAGATGACCCCAATGTTATTAGTAAAACCTGGATTGAACATTACGCCAATGGTGAGCCACTGTCATCAGAAAAAATCCAGTTTTTAATAGATAGGGCCTTAATTCATCGCGAGGTATTGCACCAAGCTCTAAATCATTGA
- a CDS encoding DUF3493 domain-containing protein, with protein MAQPNPENRRSQRQMHPEQYARLKAEIAAPYRNIRKFIYIGAGASGFIGAFIFFFQVLARRNLDTALPNFALQVGVVAVAIYLWRWESKRKS; from the coding sequence ATGGCACAACCAAACCCTGAAAACCGCCGCTCCCAACGCCAAATGCATCCAGAACAGTATGCTCGTCTGAAAGCAGAAATCGCAGCCCCCTATCGCAACATACGCAAATTTATTTACATCGGTGCTGGTGCTTCGGGTTTTATTGGTGCATTTATCTTCTTTTTTCAAGTGTTGGCTAGACGCAATCTTGATACTGCCTTACCCAATTTTGCACTACAGGTAGGAGTAGTTGCTGTAGCCATCTATCTGTGGCGTTGGGAAAGTAAGCGGAAAAGTTAG
- a CDS encoding DUF1565 domain-containing protein has protein sequence MKHQGFPIQQKNIRLLVGKNFGNTFRVPVALTTLFLLSSGYLLLPVGVNADTTQTINQNTTQTGNQNTTQVEIQNTTQTGNQNTNQTIIQNTTQGTTVPVTGNVVYVNPATGSDTTGAGTSAAQPYKTITYALSQAQPSTTIQLAPGTYNKESGEVFPLTVKQGVILRGNEATKGQGVLIVGSGKYISPTFASQNVTIKAEKDSFITGVTVTNQDSRGTAVWVESTNPTITNSTFTNSVRDGVFVTGKGNPTIENNIFVQNKGNGVSVAKSAAGVIRNNVFEDTGFGLAIGGTSTPLVEGNQIIGNQDGIYINDTAKPILRKNVIQGNKRDGVVATINAAPDLGTTESPGGNLIRSNTRYDLNNATKTIKILAVGNDIDTKKIAGSVEFVASTVVPAGGFRDVTAGYWAKTYIEALASKNIIAGFPDGTFKPNDPVTRAQFAAIVTKAFAQTQPKREATNFSDVTSKFWAYDAIRTAYRLGFVSGYPDRTFKPQQQIPRVQALVSLSSGLNLTATNQNVLSFYSDAAQIPSYATSQVAAATVKGLVVNYPNAKQLNPNREATRAEVAAFVYQALVNAGQVQAISSPYLVRVQ, from the coding sequence ATGAAACATCAGGGTTTTCCCATTCAACAAAAGAATATTCGCTTGCTTGTTGGTAAAAATTTTGGCAATACTTTCCGAGTACCTGTAGCACTCACCACTTTATTCTTGCTTTCTAGTGGTTATCTGCTGTTGCCTGTTGGAGTAAACGCTGATACTACTCAAACAATCAATCAGAACACTACTCAGACAGGAAATCAAAACACCACTCAAGTAGAAATTCAAAACACCACTCAAACAGGAAATCAGAATACTAATCAAACAATAATTCAAAACACTACTCAAGGAACAACAGTTCCTGTAACTGGAAACGTTGTCTACGTTAATCCTGCAACTGGTTCAGATACCACTGGTGCTGGCACATCAGCCGCACAACCTTATAAAACAATTACCTATGCTCTTAGTCAAGCCCAACCAAGTACAACCATTCAACTAGCACCGGGTACTTATAACAAAGAAAGTGGGGAAGTCTTCCCACTGACAGTTAAGCAGGGCGTAATTTTACGAGGAAATGAAGCTACCAAAGGTCAAGGGGTACTGATTGTCGGTAGCGGTAAATATATTAGTCCTACCTTTGCCAGTCAAAATGTTACCATCAAGGCTGAAAAGGATAGCTTCATTACAGGGGTGACGGTTACTAATCAAGACTCTCGTGGCACTGCTGTATGGGTAGAATCAACTAACCCCACGATCACGAATAGTACATTTACTAACAGTGTCAGAGATGGCGTTTTTGTCACAGGTAAAGGTAATCCCACGATAGAAAACAACATCTTTGTACAAAATAAAGGTAACGGGGTTTCAGTAGCTAAATCTGCTGCTGGAGTAATTCGGAATAACGTATTTGAGGATACTGGTTTTGGTTTGGCGATTGGCGGCACTTCCACACCTCTAGTAGAGGGAAATCAGATTATCGGCAACCAAGATGGTATTTATATCAACGATACAGCTAAGCCTATCCTGCGTAAGAACGTTATTCAGGGTAATAAACGAGATGGTGTAGTGGCAACTATCAATGCTGCGCCTGATCTTGGTACAACCGAAAGTCCTGGCGGTAATCTGATTCGCAGTAACACTCGCTATGACCTCAACAACGCTACTAAAACTATTAAGATTTTGGCTGTTGGCAACGATATTGATACTAAGAAAATAGCTGGTTCAGTTGAATTTGTTGCTTCTACAGTTGTACCAGCTGGTGGTTTTAGAGATGTAACAGCTGGTTATTGGGCTAAAACCTATATCGAAGCTTTAGCATCTAAGAATATTATTGCTGGTTTCCCGGATGGTACTTTTAAACCCAATGATCCTGTAACACGGGCGCAATTTGCAGCTATTGTTACTAAAGCCTTTGCCCAAACTCAACCGAAACGCGAAGCTACTAACTTTAGCGATGTGACTAGTAAGTTCTGGGCTTATGATGCCATCAGAACTGCGTATAGGCTGGGTTTTGTCTCTGGTTATCCTGACCGTACCTTTAAACCACAACAGCAAATCCCGCGAGTACAGGCGCTTGTCTCATTATCTAGTGGTTTGAATTTAACTGCGACTAACCAGAATGTGCTTTCCTTCTACTCAGATGCTGCCCAAATTCCTAGTTATGCTACTAGTCAAGTAGCAGCAGCAACTGTAAAAGGGTTGGTAGTAAATTATCCAAACGCTAAACAACTAAATCCCAATCGTGAAGCAACTAGGGCAGAAGTAGCTGCTTTTGTGTACCAAGCACTAGTTAACGCTGGGCAAGTTCAAGCTATTTCCTCACCCTATTTAGTGAGAGTGCAGTAG
- a CDS encoding HetP family heterocyst commitment protein, whose translation MNQNISSATSNFEKTLNPEQFDQLVEAILAGKYSWACVLILRFAGYNPLHYIPYRTYNRLIKENSQLKRVNQQRNENLKIAKLPSEKKSDSNPSQSCLSKIKDLAYLEVVGKQKREIRGGHQNQWLGTQIREYQSMQAEPKPESTQDLSFKFCEIN comes from the coding sequence ATGAACCAAAATATATCTAGCGCTACTAGCAACTTCGAGAAGACTCTTAACCCAGAACAATTTGATCAGTTAGTTGAAGCCATTCTTGCAGGTAAGTATTCCTGGGCTTGTGTCTTAATACTGCGGTTTGCTGGCTATAATCCTTTACATTACATTCCTTACCGCACCTACAACAGATTAATCAAAGAAAACTCGCAACTTAAAAGAGTTAATCAACAGCGCAACGAAAATCTCAAAATCGCCAAACTTCCCTCTGAGAAAAAATCTGATAGCAATCCCTCACAAAGCTGCTTAAGTAAAATTAAGGATCTGGCTTATCTGGAAGTCGTGGGTAAGCAAAAAAGAGAAATTCGTGGTGGTCATCAAAACCAGTGGCTAGGAACACAAATTCGCGAATACCAATCAATGCAAGCGGAACCCAAACCAGAAAGTACTCAAGATTTGTCATTCAAATTTTGTGAAATCAACTAA
- a CDS encoding HlyD family secretion protein, with translation MDRIIRSNAVDTSSQSGSLEINLQDVHPCYGLTPEMASIYGGSVASPGAVLSELPTIHTAATKTFQTGITSTSNYSTSLQKVLEQRPSIVPHLILLGGLVFFATVLVWVCTGKIQQVSQVQGKFAPSQQLYQLQPQEFGKVVKIAVKQGQQVKAGQVVAQLDTKPLSDDLQVKKQQLQRIKALLDQTRQTPAQTAVMVMASAKEKTTARNIVTPQTPLVDKQQLLTQLQAQVTQLQVNITETQNLLNKSKVQLKPKFLYAPIDGVVSSLNIRSTGEEVKPKQIIAEISPIHASGILSLILPSQKAAFVDKGDLVEIKLNFDSQRFNVAKTQKQSVPSYGNNNILSGRVVSVSRDAQTEKRLGWVRRVEIALDTNQAVNFTAGQVVTAEIIHHRRVADMFLRPMKELQNSESDL, from the coding sequence ATGGACAGAATCATCAGGTCAAATGCAGTCGACACCTCAAGCCAATCAGGGAGTTTAGAAATTAACTTACAGGATGTGCATCCCTGCTACGGTCTAACTCCTGAAATGGCATCGATTTACGGAGGTAGTGTTGCTTCACCAGGAGCAGTTTTATCAGAACTACCTACAATTCACACCGCAGCAACCAAAACTTTCCAGACAGGAATTACGAGTACAAGTAATTACTCTACATCTTTGCAAAAAGTATTAGAACAACGGCCTTCTATTGTTCCTCATCTGATTTTGTTAGGCGGTCTAGTTTTTTTTGCAACTGTATTAGTTTGGGTCTGTACTGGAAAGATACAACAAGTCAGCCAAGTTCAAGGAAAATTTGCACCATCACAACAGCTTTATCAACTTCAACCACAAGAGTTTGGTAAAGTAGTAAAAATTGCGGTTAAACAAGGTCAACAAGTAAAAGCTGGTCAGGTGGTAGCCCAATTAGACACCAAACCCCTGTCTGATGACCTACAAGTAAAAAAGCAACAACTCCAACGGATTAAAGCTTTATTAGATCAAACTCGCCAGACACCTGCACAAACTGCGGTTATGGTAATGGCATCTGCAAAAGAAAAAACAACCGCCAGAAATATTGTTACTCCTCAAACTCCCTTAGTTGACAAACAACAGTTACTAACTCAATTACAAGCACAAGTAACTCAGTTGCAGGTCAATATTACTGAAACTCAAAATTTGCTCAACAAAAGCAAAGTACAGTTAAAGCCAAAATTTCTGTACGCACCTATAGATGGAGTTGTGTCCTCTTTAAATATCCGTAGTACTGGCGAGGAAGTTAAACCTAAGCAAATTATTGCTGAAATTTCTCCAATTCATGCGTCTGGGATTTTATCACTCATACTACCCTCCCAAAAGGCAGCCTTTGTTGATAAAGGAGATTTGGTAGAAATCAAGCTCAATTTTGATTCCCAGCGTTTTAATGTTGCTAAAACGCAAAAGCAGAGTGTTCCTAGCTATGGGAATAACAACATTCTCTCAGGAAGAGTTGTTTCAGTCTCTAGGGATGCTCAAACAGAGAAAAGATTAGGTTGGGTGCGTCGGGTAGAAATAGCTTTGGATACCAATCAAGCTGTCAACTTTACAGCCGGACAAGTAGTCACAGCCGAAATCATTCACCATCGCCGTGTTGCTGATATGTTCCTCAGACCTATGAAGGAATTGCAAAACAGCGAAAGCGATTTATAA
- a CDS encoding cysteine peptidase family C39 domain-containing protein, translated as MNSYSSLGGNREPVYTKNQRFSIPKQTILKLFRIATEDTTFASNFHQVWVLREFQLGDDLTELAIARQTENKNDFLFLICQGRVRLLGLDTKLQREVSTQLLIAEQTFGVDHLFHNQPLPYRAVAASAGLVASIHVDDLKQWLQRLPNLQRYLQKITCERQTLIFFKTATELRLHTSHSLRQLLPYLEQTKVSAGSNLVEATPPSKGRFWLRCGKILSATPESQPPQVGEGWGYPNTAIPNWVAKTDLLVYHLPQQYEELTSTIAPEIFLHKQQKEDVETQGRQGGTRGAWWGQGGHGDKEDKGNTKTRGHEDAAVSSENTHAEMNLLAPRKQHRSVSKLWRRYPFIQQQSSSDCGAACLAMISLYWGKRFSLNKLRNLAQTDRMGASLSSLADAAETLGYDALPVRASLSKLELQPNPWIAHWQGIHYVVVWRVKGDRVLICDPAIGKRSLLRSEFEANWTGYALLLFPTKHLNAQQNEKVSLREFWHAFWHHRELLGQIILASVLLKVFGLAAPLITQVVLDQVLPYKSSLTLNIFAFGFLFFGIWRIIVQAVRQYLLDYFSNRMDLTLLGGFISRTLRLPLQFFASRQPGDIITRIQENRKIQLFFTKQALSTTLDAVMVIVYLGLMAYYNLRLTFIVLLLILPIVIVTAATSPLLKNASRELYQKSAVQYSTMLEIVTGVATVKTAAAERPMRWRWEESLTNTVQTRFRGQKLANNLQLATSLINHLGITFLLWYGATLVMNNQMSIGQFVAFNMLIGSTINPVLALVKLWDELQEILICAERLDDILTTQLEENSQKPQMVLPPVRGDIQFEQVCFRYNANAERNTLDNISFQIKAGQTVGIVGTNGSGKSTLVNLLAGLYRPHSGRILIDGHNIAEVSPQSLRSQLGVVPQDIFLFAGSILENITLFNSEISLEEAIAAAKVAEAHIFIQALPLGYNTRVGEGGMMLSDEQRQKIAITRALVRNPPILILDEATSCLDNASNLARLRLSSNTSTHEACTIIFVAHRLSSIRHTDHILVLDRGILIEQGNHQELMTIKGLYYHLIQQQLYL; from the coding sequence ATGAACTCGTATTCGTCGTTAGGGGGTAATAGAGAGCCTGTTTATACAAAAAACCAGAGATTTTCCATTCCAAAACAGACTATCCTTAAGCTTTTCAGGATAGCCACAGAAGATACGACCTTCGCATCCAACTTTCATCAAGTTTGGGTTTTGCGTGAGTTTCAATTAGGAGATGATTTGACGGAGTTAGCGATCGCTAGACAAACAGAAAATAAAAATGATTTTCTTTTCTTAATTTGTCAAGGTCGAGTGCGCCTACTGGGATTGGATACAAAATTGCAACGGGAGGTATCTACTCAGTTGCTCATAGCGGAGCAAACCTTTGGAGTAGACCATTTATTCCACAATCAGCCTCTACCGTATCGAGCAGTTGCAGCTAGCGCTGGTTTAGTGGCATCAATACATGTAGATGACCTGAAACAGTGGTTGCAACGACTACCTAATTTGCAACGCTATTTGCAAAAAATAACCTGTGAGCGACAAACTTTGATTTTTTTTAAAACCGCCACAGAATTACGTTTACATACTAGCCATTCTTTACGCCAGCTTTTACCTTACTTGGAACAAACCAAGGTCAGCGCTGGCTCAAACCTTGTAGAAGCGACTCCTCCGTCAAAGGGACGCTTTTGGCTGCGGTGTGGAAAAATTTTGAGTGCCACGCCAGAAAGTCAGCCACCACAAGTAGGAGAAGGCTGGGGATACCCCAATACCGCAATCCCAAATTGGGTTGCCAAAACGGATCTGTTAGTATACCACCTACCTCAACAATATGAAGAATTAACTAGCACAATTGCACCAGAAATTTTTCTCCACAAGCAACAGAAAGAAGATGTGGAGACACAGGGACGACAAGGGGGAACTCGGGGCGCCTGGTGGGGACAAGGAGGACACGGGGACAAGGAAGACAAAGGGAACACAAAGACGCGGGGACATGAGGACGCGGCTGTGTCTTCTGAAAATACCCATGCAGAGATGAATTTGCTAGCGCCGAGAAAACAGCACAGGTCGGTAAGCAAACTCTGGCGTCGCTATCCTTTTATCCAACAGCAGAGTTCATCTGATTGTGGTGCTGCGTGTTTGGCGATGATTAGCCTCTACTGGGGTAAACGTTTCAGTCTGAACAAGTTACGAAACCTAGCGCAGACAGATCGGATGGGTGCTTCGCTTTCGTCTTTAGCGGATGCGGCAGAAACATTAGGATATGATGCTTTACCTGTGAGGGCTTCTTTGAGCAAATTAGAGTTACAGCCTAACCCTTGGATTGCTCATTGGCAAGGGATTCACTACGTGGTTGTTTGGCGAGTCAAAGGCGATCGCGTATTGATTTGTGACCCCGCAATCGGCAAGCGATCGCTTTTGCGCTCAGAATTTGAAGCTAACTGGACAGGATATGCTTTATTGTTATTTCCAACCAAACACTTAAACGCTCAACAGAACGAAAAAGTTTCCTTACGAGAATTTTGGCATGCTTTTTGGCATCACCGCGAATTACTTGGACAAATCATTCTAGCTTCAGTGCTGCTAAAAGTGTTCGGTTTAGCAGCACCTTTAATTACTCAGGTTGTACTTGACCAAGTTCTGCCCTATAAAAGTTCTCTGACTCTGAATATCTTCGCCTTCGGTTTTCTATTTTTTGGGATTTGGCGGATTATCGTCCAAGCAGTACGTCAATACCTGCTGGACTATTTTTCCAACCGCATGGATTTGACGTTACTGGGCGGTTTTATCAGCCGTACTTTGCGCTTACCATTGCAGTTTTTTGCATCCCGTCAACCGGGAGACATTATTACTCGTATCCAAGAAAACCGCAAAATTCAACTATTTTTCACCAAGCAAGCACTTAGTACTACCCTAGATGCGGTCATGGTGATTGTTTACTTGGGATTGATGGCGTATTACAACTTACGCTTGACTTTCATCGTCTTGCTGTTAATTCTACCGATTGTGATTGTGACTGCTGCAACTAGCCCACTTCTCAAAAATGCCTCACGAGAACTTTACCAAAAATCGGCGGTGCAATATTCCACAATGCTAGAAATTGTCACTGGTGTAGCCACAGTTAAAACAGCTGCTGCTGAACGTCCAATGCGCTGGCGTTGGGAGGAAAGTTTAACCAACACCGTCCAAACAAGATTTCGGGGTCAGAAGCTGGCTAATAATTTACAGCTAGCAACTAGTTTGATTAATCATCTGGGGATCACTTTTTTACTATGGTACGGGGCAACGCTAGTAATGAACAACCAGATGTCAATTGGTCAATTTGTTGCTTTTAATATGCTGATTGGCAGTACAATCAACCCTGTTTTAGCACTGGTGAAGTTGTGGGATGAGTTACAAGAGATATTGATTTGTGCTGAACGTTTAGATGACATCCTCACTACCCAACTAGAAGAAAATAGCCAAAAACCACAAATGGTGTTACCTCCGGTTCGAGGTGATATCCAGTTTGAACAGGTTTGTTTTCGTTACAATGCCAATGCAGAACGTAATACCTTGGACAATATTTCCTTTCAAATCAAAGCAGGACAGACTGTAGGAATTGTTGGTACTAATGGTTCTGGTAAAAGTACTTTAGTTAATTTACTAGCAGGTTTATATCGTCCCCATAGCGGACGTATTTTAATTGATGGGCATAATATTGCTGAGGTTTCTCCTCAGTCATTACGTAGTCAATTAGGGGTAGTACCACAGGATATTTTTCTATTTGCTGGCAGCATTTTGGAAAATATCACACTGTTTAATTCAGAGATTTCCCTAGAAGAAGCGATCGCCGCCGCTAAAGTAGCAGAAGCACACATTTTTATCCAAGCCTTACCTCTGGGTTACAACACCCGTGTGGGTGAGGGAGGAATGATGCTTTCTGATGAACAGCGCCAAAAAATTGCGATCACCCGCGCCCTAGTTAGAAATCCACCTATCCTAATTCTGGATGAAGCTACTAGTTGTCTGGATAACGCCTCAAATCTAGCTCGCTTGCGTCTCTCTAGCAATACTTCTACTCATGAGGCATGTACTATCATCTTCGTTGCCCATCGTCTTTCCAGTATTCGCCATACTGACCACATTTTGGTTTTAGACCGAGGTATCCTTATTGAGCAAGGCAATCATCAAGAATTAATGACAATTAAGGGTCTTTATTACCACTTAATTCAACAACAATTATATCTGTAA